In the Arachis hypogaea cultivar Tifrunner chromosome 20, arahy.Tifrunner.gnm2.J5K5, whole genome shotgun sequence genome, TGCAAATTATTTTgggtttcaatttcaatttccagTATGGCCTTTCATGTTTGACGATTTTGAAAGTTGCAACGTGCTGGACAGTAGTAGCCATATTATGAACCTTTATCTATTACAATTTACTGTAATGGACCAGAGGATTGCTTTCTGATTTTTGGTGAAACATGTAAAATTTCTGTTGGAGCTTTGCTTTCAAATTGACCAAAAGGAAAACTTAGAGGCTGCTTGGTTGTGTCTTCATTTTCTGTTATAATTTTCAATGTCTTTTGTTTCAAGATTTTATTGCTTCACTGTTTTCTTTCTAAAATCCTGGAAACATAAAGCAGTAGAAGTAAAATACAGAAAATGGAAATGCAAACTACATAGGCTCTTATTGTTTGTCAAGGATAGATGTCTGTCGTATCTTGTCTCCTGCAACTGAAAATAAATATGAAtgcatatattaatttatttaagttaTATCTCTCAAACAATAGTGCAACCCCATTCCCCGATAAACTAAATTTGATACATTTTTGGTCCTAATGTTTTGTGGCCTGGGCCCAATACTACCTTGTTTTCTTGAAATTTTCTTGTCTTTTCTTTTTAGTATTCTGACTTTCTGAGGTTAGACTTGTTTGAGAAACACATGAGGACTGAATTTCCATTTTGGTCATCTGATTTATGGAaagagaattttgaaattttattattCTGCTCAATTATTAGGTAAATAAATATGTTATTGTGTGTATTAATATCTTTGATCCTTGGTATTGTTTAGCTTTGGAATCGTTTTTTTAAGCTTGATAATAATGACAAGATGTTTTTAGGTTCCAAAGAAAGCGCAGAGAGTAAGAAAGGAGAGTCATCCACGAGCAATGAGTATGTGCTGCTTTTGCTATAATACATTTCCATCAGTTATGAGGGACTAGAAATGCTTTATCTGGTAAATATAGTATGCTTATGTGTATGTTACTTTCTGCTCTATCAATTGATTCTTGATTGTACTGACTCGAGTGTTCCATCCTTCAAATCTCCCCCTGGTCTAGTTCATGGCATTTTACTAGTCTTCCTTACATTGTGAGAGACGGACTAATCATTTGATACCCATTTTATTTctcatttttgaaaataaagtaaCCAAACTCTAAAATAACACGAGTACAGGACTTCATCACTTTGCCATTGTGATGGAGAATTAGCATGTATCTATATAATACCCTCTTTACAAAATTATAACCCCCTTATTTGTTTGCTAGGATCCTGACGAAATTGAGGAGATATGGAATTTCTGGAATCCTGTCCTATGGACTTCTGAACACTGCATACTATCTCACGACATTTCTTATCGTATGGTATGTGAACATTTGTCCCTCTAACATGGTCTGTGGTTTTCTTTTCCTCTTGTTATTCCAATTCATGTATTGAATAATACTTTTATACTTCTTATCTAATTTTCTTCATAAGGTTGGGGCTTTTCTTCCATCCCTTAAGTACTTGGAACTTTGTAAATTGTttaaaaatcactcaaattaagaaTATATGCTTCATGTTTGTTAGGTTTTACATTGCTCCAGCACCAGGAAGGATGGGTTATCTAGCTGCTGTAGAAAGGTAAGAACATGTTGCTGGTACGGTGGTACCACTCCCATGTTTCTCTTGTTCGCTTTGTAAAACAATGATGGTTAACAATGACCATTCAATGTTATGTTTAGATTTCTCAAAGTGATGGCCATGGTGTGGGCTGGTAGTCAAGTTACCAAACTTATCAGAGCTGGAGGGTGAGCTACCTGAATCTTTCATATTTTTAACTGTGTAATCCATGTAAATATGCTGTCTTGTGAGTTAATGATATACTACCTCTGCCCTCAATAATtgtcaaattgaaaaaaaaaaaatgatacatcCAGAACTTATATGTCCGCCTTTGTTGATCTTGTTGCAAAACTATTTATATGGATGATTGTGTTAGGCTTTCGAGGACTGGTCATTTTGATTGTAAACTTTGTCCAAGTAATGTAATGACAGCATTTTAGATTGCCATGAATCTTTGGGATCACAACTGTTTAAAACCATATGCTTTGTCAATGTGTATAAATAACCTATCTTtgtaagctttttttttttttaaaaaagggttatCTTTGTACTGTTGccatttcatttttatgaattatgGTTGTTTGCTTGTTTGCATCCGTCTGCATATGTACAAATAGGAAAATCTCTTTTTTTGGTACTCAGTCTGTTCTAAAATATGTCACTTTTGAATTTTGGTATTCAAAACTCAATGTACTCGGATACAAAATTTATGTCCAGATACATTATTAATGTACTAAAGTTTTAAAATGAGATATATTTTGAAATATAGAGTAATTTTAAATGAATCAAATTCTGAGATGAGTGCACGTTTTGTTACAAATGATggagttacttgttatgcagagCATTGGCGTTGGCGCCATTTGTTGATAGAGGATTATCATGGTTTACTGCTAAATTTAAGTTTCAATCACAGGGAAAGGTAACTTTCTATAACTTGAATTTCATTCTCTACCCCTTCCTTTTCTTTATAAGCTTGTCCTTTGAATTTCTTGTTCTAAGTTATTCAATTTTGCAATCTGCAGGCCTTTATGACAATAGTGGGATTCTGTGTTGGATTGGCCATTATCTTATTTTTGGTCATCACACTGCTCTGGGCTTGATTCagtttcttcttttatttatttagattttgtTACATGACAGCGATTAGGTATGATTGTGAACAATCAAATTTATTTTCctcattttatatttaattatatattattacaattgttagagaaattattttttacacTTACTGCTTAAAATGGTTGTATGAATAGAAGCATTCAATTGATTAGTGGTTGgtgtatatgaaaaaaaaaatgttgcctctaaacaaatcaaatgaaacttaaagaaaaaatgaacacaatttttttcaataataattgGTTGTGTTATAATGGTAATAAATTGAGGTAAAATCACATGTTTCACTATCATGTTTTATTATATTCTACCAACAAAAATCGAGCATTTGTTAAatgaaatttataaaatcattaaattaaaaagGGAGATCTCAATTCTCAATCCATAAATTGCTATCACGGGCAAACTTTAGCGTTAGTGTGTGTGATTTGAGGGGGAAAACtttgttgaaaattttgcaatgttaatttgatataattgttAAAAACGAGGTAAGGGTTCCGATTGAGCCACTAGTATTGTTTTCCCTAATTTGATTATAATTTTACCCCAAGGAACAAGGATAATATTACCTCTGATATGTTCTAAAGAATATAACTGAAACCTTTTAATACATtatgtataaaatttaaattaataaaatattaaaaataaaattaaaacaaaaccaaaggaataatataaaaaaaatgaaaattcatatataattatcttcgtatgaaattaataattaataactattaaataataatttagtcaaatctatcaaattatttaaccgtTTTTAGCTATCAATTTTAGATAAAGACAATTCTACGTGAATTTTCATCTATAAAAATTATTCTTGTTCTATGACCGTTTTTAGCTATCAATTTGTCCATCTTGGTAGACAGTAATCTACTACTAAACTATTTTTAATAACGTATTGATAAGTTAATAATTATACTATTTTATGTTCATTGCATAAATTATCTGCAAATCAATGtttgtataaaaaattttaattcatcaaaattaaattcataagagTTTTTTATTATATAACAAAAAATAGATAAGTAAATTGAGAAATTCTATGAAAATACTATAAACTCTTAAATTATTCTTTATGACTATAAAGAAATATGAACAATaataattctaaattataaagaTGTAAATTaactttatatttattaaatattaaaattataaatttaatttttttttacagaaaATCTTGATGTGCTCCGACAAACTTAAGAGTCTAACACTCTTTGAAAATAAAACTATTATGAAAgataaaagaattttaaattctaaatttaaattattaatataaaatataataaataaattattaaaaaatttgttttgtTAACAAAAGTCAACATATCTAAGGAACctttaagaataataaatattaaatgattAGAATGATTAATGTGATGTGCCCGAAAGTCTAATACTCACTTTACTTGGATGTAATAATAAATTTAGAGAAACAACTTG is a window encoding:
- the LOC112785169 gene encoding uncharacterized protein → MFISMKFAVASHCNPSLLFHQHHHHQGFGDFSGGSSLRRRTSTLKLQTTLCSTYTNDNAYELSSANSHEGSKESAESKKGESSTSNEILTKLRRYGISGILSYGLLNTAYYLTTFLIVWFYIAPAPGRMGYLAAVERFLKVMAMVWAGSQVTKLIRAGGALALAPFVDRGLSWFTAKFKFQSQGKAFMTIVGFCVGLAIILFLVITLLWA